The Paenibacillus sp. FSL R7-0204 genome includes a region encoding these proteins:
- a CDS encoding carbohydrate ABC transporter permease — translation MNSNSSYSIGSNSATSNVLLNLAFVILSLLCFLPVLLVIIVSFTDGQSILTQGYSFIPNKWSFIAYESIFKDWMTIVSGYRVSFTITIAGTALSVLLMAMYAYPISRADYPFRNVFTFFLFFTMLFNGGMVSRYLIYTQALHIKDSYMALILPMLIVPFNVIIMRTFFQTTIHPAVIESARIDGAGELRIFLRIVLPLSLPVLATMALFSTIGYWNDWFNALLYITSEDKYPLQYLMMRVLNDVQYLRNNVELAAQNPNMMKNLPNESLQMAMAVIGMGPILIAYPFFQKYFVKGLTVGAVKG, via the coding sequence ATGAACAGCAACTCCAGTTATTCTATCGGCAGCAACTCGGCCACTTCCAATGTACTTTTGAACCTGGCCTTCGTCATTCTCTCCCTTTTGTGCTTTCTGCCTGTTCTGCTTGTGATCATTGTCTCCTTCACAGACGGGCAGTCCATTCTGACTCAGGGGTACAGCTTCATTCCGAATAAGTGGTCCTTCATTGCCTATGAGTCGATCTTCAAGGACTGGATGACGATTGTGTCGGGATATCGCGTGAGTTTCACCATCACTATTGCAGGTACAGCGCTTAGCGTGCTGCTCATGGCAATGTATGCTTATCCCATCTCGCGTGCGGATTATCCGTTCCGTAATGTGTTTACCTTCTTCTTGTTCTTCACGATGTTGTTCAATGGCGGGATGGTCAGCAGATATCTGATCTATACGCAGGCGCTGCATATCAAGGATTCGTATATGGCACTGATTCTGCCCATGCTGATTGTGCCGTTCAACGTCATTATTATGCGGACCTTCTTCCAGACGACCATTCATCCGGCGGTGATCGAATCGGCCAGAATTGACGGTGCGGGGGAGCTGAGAATCTTCCTGCGGATCGTTCTGCCGCTCTCGTTGCCGGTCCTGGCGACCATGGCCCTGTTCAGTACCATCGGCTATTGGAACGACTGGTTCAATGCGCTGCTGTATATCACCAGCGAGGACAAATATCCGCTGCAGTATTTGATGATGCGCGTCCTCAACGATGTGCAGTATCTGCGCAATAATGTGGAGCTGGCTGCCCAGAATCCCAATATGATGAAGAATCTTCCGAACGAATCCCTGCAGATGGCTATGGCGGTGATCGGGATGGGACCGATTCTGATTGCGTATCCGTTCTTTCAGAAGTATTTTGTCAAAGGGCTGACGGTAGGGGCAGTGAAGGGTTAA
- a CDS encoding ABC transporter substrate-binding protein, translating into MTKVKKRKPLFTAMILVLALSLQACSGGNNGGAAKPEASSGAAATNSASSAEPAGGTASLKPYEVSIIYFGAPQRDDALVEAKLSEYFKEKFNATVDLQPIASSEYKQKTELMLNAGEPMDLVFTASWLNFFGNVAKGAFLDLDDLLAKYGQGITENLNPIYLEAPRYKGKLYGIPTNKEITQGKAYTYRKDIIDKYNIPIEDIKTMSDFEPWFKLLKEKEPELILDFLKESGEGMMYETRSNFRAIGPTPNKIPLFLYDYTNTDNIQIKSVVDPEISSIAKAEYELNRSYYEKGYINSDAATTTTEIGDLRKQGKIWMQQAVWKPGADIELKIASDNKYDFVSKVIEEPIVTTDLAAGSMFSISRTSKDPERAMMVLNALHTDPYAVNLFVNGIEGTHYKKISENRIEPIADSGYGSSALFWVVGNQLINYLKPGQPDDLYTSWKQFNDEAKRSPLLGFVFDESPVKNEITQLTSVIGEYRAASTGAIPDPAKMLAERNEKLKKAGIEKVKTELQTQIDAWKAAQ; encoded by the coding sequence ATGACAAAGGTAAAAAAGCGCAAACCGCTATTCACGGCGATGATTCTGGTGCTGGCTTTATCCTTGCAGGCGTGCTCCGGCGGCAATAACGGGGGGGCTGCCAAGCCGGAGGCTTCCAGCGGAGCAGCAGCTACGAACAGTGCAAGCAGCGCGGAGCCAGCCGGCGGGACAGCATCACTGAAGCCTTACGAGGTGTCCATTATCTACTTCGGTGCGCCGCAGCGGGATGATGCGCTGGTGGAAGCCAAGCTGAGTGAATATTTCAAAGAGAAATTCAATGCCACCGTTGATCTTCAGCCGATTGCCTCCAGTGAATACAAGCAGAAGACGGAGCTGATGCTCAATGCCGGTGAGCCGATGGATCTGGTGTTTACCGCGTCATGGCTGAATTTCTTCGGCAATGTGGCCAAGGGAGCTTTTCTGGATCTGGATGATCTGCTGGCGAAGTATGGGCAGGGCATCACAGAAAACCTTAATCCGATCTATCTGGAGGCTCCGCGCTACAAAGGCAAATTATACGGCATTCCGACCAACAAAGAGATTACCCAAGGCAAGGCCTACACGTACCGCAAGGATATCATCGACAAATATAATATTCCTATCGAGGATATTAAGACGATGTCAGACTTTGAACCCTGGTTCAAGCTGCTGAAGGAGAAGGAGCCGGAGCTGATTCTGGACTTCCTCAAGGAATCGGGCGAAGGGATGATGTATGAGACCCGCTCGAACTTCCGCGCTATCGGGCCGACGCCGAACAAGATTCCTTTATTCCTCTATGACTACACAAATACAGATAACATCCAGATTAAGTCAGTCGTTGATCCGGAGATTTCATCCATTGCCAAAGCCGAGTATGAGCTGAACCGCAGCTATTACGAGAAGGGCTATATCAACAGCGATGCTGCGACTACAACGACAGAGATCGGGGATTTACGCAAGCAGGGCAAGATCTGGATGCAGCAGGCGGTCTGGAAGCCGGGCGCGGATATTGAGCTGAAAATCGCCTCGGACAATAAATATGATTTCGTGTCCAAGGTAATTGAAGAGCCTATCGTGACCACGGATCTGGCAGCCGGGTCCATGTTCTCCATCTCCCGCACCTCCAAAGACCCGGAGCGGGCGATGATGGTCTTGAATGCGCTGCATACCGATCCGTATGCCGTGAACCTGTTCGTTAACGGGATCGAAGGTACCCATTACAAGAAGATTAGCGAGAACCGGATCGAGCCGATTGCCGATTCCGGGTATGGCAGTTCTGCCCTGTTCTGGGTGGTCGGCAATCAGCTGATCAATTATCTGAAGCCGGGCCAGCCGGATGATCTGTATACAAGCTGGAAGCAATTCAATGATGAGGCCAAACGCTCTCCATTGCTGGGCTTCGTCTTCGATGAATCTCCGGTGAAGAACGAGATTACCCAGCTCACCTCGGTCATTGGTGAATACCGGGCCGCAAGCACAGGGGCGATTCCTGACCCTGCCAAGATGCTTGCGGAACGCAATGAGAAATTGAAGAAGGCCGGCATTGAGAAGGTCAAGACCGAACTGCAGACCCAGATTGATGCCTGGAAAGCAGCGCAATAA
- a CDS encoding glycoside hydrolase family 88 protein, whose translation METWINEAWDYAQHKLSRTRSRIGATFPNATYGGQYDARDPDCWTNGFWPGILWLAYRATGDEEYRRIAESCEEQLDGPLQEYEQLHHDNGFLWSLSAVADYKLTGNRLSRRRGLIAASHLASRFNLKGNFIRAWLHEGSEGLAIIDCMMNLGLLYWASGELQDPRYRHIAVAHSEMALREFIREDGSVHHIVRFDPETGERIEALGGQGYSPDSAWSRGSAWAIYGFAIGYRYTGDIRFMNAAKAAADYFAAHLPEDLVPPWDFRAPADQLWAKDSTAAACAASGMLEIAYLLEGEEGDRYRKIGSAITESLFRHYAPEDPAEEALITKGTGSFPANAEVEVPIIYGDYFFLEALLKLKGENEIFW comes from the coding sequence ATGGAGACTTGGATCAACGAAGCCTGGGACTACGCCCAGCACAAATTAAGCCGTACACGGAGCCGGATCGGAGCCACCTTCCCGAATGCCACCTACGGAGGACAATATGATGCGCGTGACCCGGATTGCTGGACTAACGGATTCTGGCCGGGCATTCTGTGGCTGGCTTACCGGGCCACAGGCGATGAGGAATACCGGCGCATTGCCGAGAGCTGCGAGGAGCAACTAGACGGACCTCTTCAGGAATATGAACAGCTCCATCACGATAACGGCTTCCTCTGGAGTCTGTCAGCGGTTGCCGATTACAAGCTCACCGGTAACAGGCTGTCCCGGAGAAGAGGGCTGATCGCTGCCAGCCATCTGGCCAGCCGGTTCAATCTCAAGGGGAATTTCATCCGTGCCTGGCTGCATGAAGGCAGTGAAGGGCTGGCGATCATCGACTGCATGATGAATCTTGGACTGCTGTACTGGGCCAGCGGGGAACTGCAGGACCCCCGGTACCGTCACATCGCCGTCGCCCATTCGGAAATGGCGCTGCGGGAATTCATCCGCGAGGACGGCTCGGTGCATCATATTGTCCGGTTCGATCCTGAGACAGGAGAGCGGATCGAAGCGCTGGGCGGACAAGGGTATAGTCCGGATTCCGCCTGGTCGCGCGGATCTGCCTGGGCGATCTACGGATTCGCGATCGGATACCGGTATACGGGTGACATCCGCTTCATGAATGCTGCCAAGGCGGCAGCGGATTATTTCGCCGCACATTTGCCGGAGGATCTGGTGCCGCCCTGGGATTTCCGCGCCCCGGCAGATCAGCTATGGGCCAAGGACTCAACGGCGGCAGCCTGTGCGGCCAGCGGGATGCTGGAGATAGCCTATCTGCTGGAGGGAGAAGAAGGCGACCGGTACCGGAAGATCGGCAGTGCCATCACGGAATCGCTGTTCCGCCATTACGCGCCGGAAGACCCGGCGGAAGAAGCGCTCATTACCAAGGGGACCGGCAGCTTCCCGGCCAATGCCGAAGTGGAGGTGCCGATCATTTACGGCGACTATTTCTTTCTGGAAGCTTTGCTGAAGCTCAAGGGAGAGAATGAAATCTTTTGGTAG
- a CDS encoding GH92 family glycosyl hydrolase: MSKRRVDDVDPFIGVDGENNCLCGPYLPNSIVRLGPDTLPPQLSHGYDSSRPIIRFSHTHVSGTGGGGRYGNVGFTPYTGMPRFQLDPYEKGDEHAEAGYYSVKLLPAAIQAELTSTMRTGVHRYTYPADASAGLLIDGGAVIQVGGDEPGKTTGVSTGGYIEVLSGYELAGRCDLRGGWGHEFPYSVYFYIRFDQPIQSHMLMDAGGVRQGASVDGPNCKASLSFGNCGVLVAKTGISYVSTGKARASVDREASAGFDDIRQAASNIWEDKLSRATVEGGSGEHTRLFYTLMARLFCMPSDLGVDDENFAWKSGVRHYTDLYALWDSVRNANSLITLLDPQLEADILNCLLDIADHTGWLPDAWIMGHSAMIQGGSSADILFCEAALKKLEGIDYAKALKQMRKNNEVPSPDTWLYGRHLKDYHSLGYLSTDVKKNCVSRHMEYAYQDWCIGRLAEVLEQEETAEDYYTSSEKLWNLWREDMKCFAPRLPGGEWVTSFDPESCLPDSWNDPYFYEGTSLQWSFSTHHDFYGLVERHGGKEAFIRHLDYFFDGGFYNSKETMLHIPYLYIYAGRPDKAADRVRECLETYFRAERDGLGDNEDMGCQSAFYICSAMGLYPLMGQDLYFLVPPVFNKVTLLLGAQANPVPLTIETQGAGSGSGKRYILSASLNGQELDRAWVRHEEIAGGGKLLLELGAEPGEWGNLIPPSPLAEREQGKQPSR, encoded by the coding sequence TTGAGTAAAAGAAGAGTGGACGATGTAGATCCGTTCATCGGCGTGGACGGGGAGAATAACTGCCTGTGCGGACCCTATCTGCCGAACAGTATCGTCCGGTTGGGCCCGGATACCCTGCCGCCCCAGCTATCCCACGGCTACGACAGCTCGCGGCCGATTATCCGGTTCAGTCATACGCATGTCAGCGGAACCGGGGGCGGCGGGCGTTATGGCAATGTCGGCTTCACCCCCTATACCGGAATGCCGCGGTTTCAGTTAGACCCCTATGAGAAGGGGGATGAACATGCCGAAGCAGGGTATTACAGCGTGAAGCTGCTGCCTGCTGCCATCCAGGCTGAACTGACCAGCACGATGCGGACCGGAGTCCACCGTTACACCTATCCGGCTGATGCATCGGCGGGCTTGCTGATTGACGGAGGGGCGGTGATTCAGGTTGGCGGGGATGAACCCGGGAAGACCACCGGAGTCTCGACCGGGGGGTATATTGAAGTTCTGTCCGGGTATGAGCTGGCAGGCCGCTGCGACCTGCGCGGGGGCTGGGGGCATGAATTCCCCTATTCCGTCTACTTCTATATCCGCTTCGACCAGCCGATACAGAGCCACATGCTGATGGATGCGGGCGGAGTACGCCAAGGGGCGTCTGTGGATGGCCCGAATTGCAAGGCCTCCCTTAGCTTCGGCAACTGCGGAGTCCTGGTGGCGAAGACTGGCATTTCTTATGTAAGTACCGGCAAGGCCAGAGCCAGTGTGGACCGGGAAGCGTCCGCCGGATTCGATGACATACGCCAGGCGGCTAGTAACATCTGGGAGGATAAACTCAGCAGGGCCACCGTGGAAGGGGGGAGCGGGGAGCATACCCGGCTGTTCTATACCCTGATGGCCCGTCTGTTCTGTATGCCGAGTGACCTCGGAGTTGACGATGAGAACTTTGCCTGGAAATCAGGGGTCCGGCATTATACCGACCTGTACGCGCTCTGGGATAGTGTGCGGAACGCGAATTCGTTGATTACACTGCTCGATCCGCAGCTTGAAGCGGATATCCTGAATTGTCTGCTGGATATCGCGGATCATACCGGCTGGCTGCCGGACGCCTGGATCATGGGGCATAGCGCCATGATCCAAGGGGGAAGCTCCGCAGATATTCTGTTCTGTGAAGCTGCGCTGAAGAAGCTTGAGGGCATCGACTATGCGAAGGCCCTCAAGCAGATGCGCAAGAATAATGAGGTTCCCTCGCCGGATACCTGGCTCTATGGCCGTCATCTGAAGGATTACCACTCCTTAGGCTACCTGTCCACGGATGTGAAGAAGAATTGTGTCTCCCGTCATATGGAATATGCCTATCAGGACTGGTGCATCGGTCGGCTGGCTGAGGTTCTGGAGCAGGAAGAGACGGCGGAGGACTATTATACAAGCTCGGAGAAGCTATGGAATCTATGGCGCGAGGATATGAAGTGTTTTGCACCCCGGCTGCCCGGCGGTGAATGGGTAACGTCATTTGACCCGGAATCCTGCCTGCCGGATTCGTGGAACGATCCGTATTTCTACGAAGGCACCAGTCTGCAATGGTCATTCAGCACACATCATGATTTTTATGGACTGGTTGAACGGCATGGGGGGAAGGAGGCATTCATCCGGCATTTGGATTATTTTTTTGACGGGGGATTCTATAACTCCAAAGAAACCATGCTGCATATTCCTTACCTGTACATTTATGCAGGAAGACCGGATAAGGCGGCGGACCGGGTGCGGGAATGTCTGGAGACTTACTTCCGCGCTGAACGTGACGGATTGGGGGATAACGAGGATATGGGCTGCCAGAGTGCCTTCTACATCTGTTCAGCCATGGGCTTGTATCCGTTGATGGGCCAAGACCTCTATTTCCTCGTTCCTCCGGTATTCAATAAGGTGACGCTGCTGCTGGGCGCACAGGCGAATCCGGTACCTCTGACGATTGAGACACAAGGAGCAGGCAGTGGGTCCGGCAAAAGGTATATTCTGTCCGCTTCGCTCAATGGTCAGGAGCTGGACCGTGCATGGGTCCGCCATGAAGAAATCGCCGGAGGAGGCAAGCTTCTCCTGGAGCTGGGTGCTGAACCCGGAGAGTGGGGAAACCTAATTCCACCTTCTCCGCTCGCGGAGCGGGAGCAAGGCAAACAACCGTCAAGGTAG
- a CDS encoding polysaccharide lyase 8 family protein gives MQSLKNKWLQYLVGDTLRPESLKRVRDSRDKMLYHQELLWADIPYQENAADVFQIILRLKEMAIALKSPECPYYMDYTLRLKIIYGLEWLSEHRYNEICQPYGNWWYWEIGVPIALLETLLLMEELLDKEFIESLLLPVDKYVGDPAFHAQWFVAEAPPSTGANLVWKSTAAALTAVIRGDGQKLLAARNALLPLFRNASEGDGFYEDGSFIQHDKYAYTGGYGVSLLHDVVRLMVWLHDTPWELPGEARDLTAGWIEDSFVLLMFRGSMLDMVSGREVSREDSQNHESGHSVITSCLRFSRILDVADQARLLSRVKAWIVADTYKPYIAEAPPDTAAEAGALLDDELMPPAREESFCRLFAHMDRAVLQGPGFAYSISMFSSRIYSYESINREHLKGWYTSYGMSHLYNSDLGQYADGYWPTVDPYRLPGTTVTKTLQEDGAGQGRLSHRAYVGGAVLHNQYGAIAMELQDVVNEADGLNALKSWFLFGNRIVALGSGIQSRNFARVETIIENRKLNPAGDNRITADGTEICRTPGQADTIQPKWIHMKGSTEGADVGIYLPERCCVHALREARQGSWKAINDAGSSAVIERFYQTLWFDHGAAPAGDTYAYVLLPGWSEEETAGFAGDSSLRIVELNERVHAVEDIGLGLFAVHFWQPGWYSCGGIACSSQASIVLQKNPAGWSLAIADPTQLQRRPIVVELEVDRPVTRVIHKSERITVELGDRSDSGDPGDLGEPGHSGGFGDRGNCGNPGKPGKPGKPGKVRLLFNPDGAGGASFHVELA, from the coding sequence ATGCAGAGCTTAAAAAACAAATGGCTGCAATATCTCGTGGGAGATACGCTTCGTCCGGAATCGCTGAAGCGGGTCCGCGATTCCAGGGATAAGATGCTTTATCATCAGGAGTTGCTGTGGGCAGATATCCCGTATCAGGAGAATGCAGCGGATGTATTTCAGATCATCCTCCGTTTGAAGGAGATGGCCATCGCGCTGAAGTCTCCCGAGTGTCCCTATTATATGGACTACACATTAAGGCTAAAGATCATATATGGATTAGAATGGCTGTCTGAGCATAGATACAACGAAATATGTCAGCCTTATGGCAACTGGTGGTATTGGGAGATTGGGGTGCCGATTGCCCTGCTGGAGACCCTGCTGCTCATGGAGGAGCTGCTGGATAAGGAGTTCATAGAGTCTCTGCTTCTTCCCGTAGACAAGTATGTGGGCGATCCGGCGTTTCATGCGCAGTGGTTCGTAGCTGAGGCTCCGCCTTCAACGGGAGCGAATCTGGTCTGGAAATCTACGGCGGCTGCCCTGACGGCCGTTATCCGGGGCGACGGACAGAAGCTCCTTGCAGCCCGGAATGCGCTGCTTCCGCTGTTCAGGAATGCCAGTGAAGGGGACGGCTTTTACGAAGACGGCTCCTTTATTCAGCATGACAAGTATGCCTACACCGGGGGATATGGGGTGTCACTGCTGCATGATGTGGTCCGCCTGATGGTGTGGTTACACGATACCCCCTGGGAATTGCCGGGCGAGGCCCGGGATTTGACAGCCGGGTGGATTGAGGATTCATTCGTGCTCCTTATGTTCAGGGGTTCTATGCTGGATATGGTGAGCGGCAGGGAAGTCTCACGCGAGGATTCGCAGAATCATGAGAGCGGACACTCCGTGATTACCTCCTGCTTGCGCTTCTCGCGTATTCTGGATGTGGCGGATCAGGCACGGCTGCTCTCCAGAGTGAAGGCGTGGATTGTTGCCGACACCTACAAACCGTACATCGCCGAAGCGCCGCCGGATACCGCAGCTGAGGCTGGAGCGCTGCTGGACGATGAACTTATGCCGCCTGCCCGGGAAGAGAGCTTCTGCAGACTGTTTGCCCATATGGACCGGGCGGTGCTGCAGGGTCCGGGTTTTGCCTACTCGATCAGTATGTTCTCCAGCCGGATCTACAGCTATGAATCTATCAACAGGGAGCATCTGAAGGGCTGGTATACTTCGTATGGCATGAGCCATCTGTACAATAGTGACTTGGGGCAGTATGCGGATGGCTACTGGCCGACGGTTGATCCCTACCGCTTGCCTGGAACTACGGTAACGAAGACATTGCAGGAGGATGGAGCCGGGCAAGGCCGCTTAAGTCATAGAGCTTACGTTGGCGGGGCTGTGCTGCATAACCAATACGGCGCCATTGCCATGGAGCTACAGGATGTTGTGAACGAAGCCGATGGACTGAATGCGCTCAAAAGCTGGTTTTTGTTCGGTAACCGCATCGTGGCCTTAGGTTCGGGTATTCAGAGCCGGAATTTCGCCAGAGTGGAAACGATTATAGAAAACCGGAAATTGAACCCGGCAGGAGACAATAGGATTACCGCAGATGGAACAGAGATTTGCCGGACTCCGGGACAAGCGGATACGATTCAACCTAAGTGGATTCACATGAAGGGGAGTACCGAGGGCGCGGATGTGGGGATTTATTTGCCTGAACGCTGCTGTGTCCATGCCTTGCGCGAGGCCCGGCAAGGGAGCTGGAAGGCTATCAACGACGCCGGTTCCTCTGCGGTAATCGAGAGATTCTATCAGACGCTCTGGTTCGATCATGGAGCAGCGCCGGCGGGGGATACCTATGCCTATGTGCTGTTGCCTGGCTGGAGTGAAGAAGAAACGGCTGGTTTCGCCGGGGATTCAAGCCTACGGATTGTGGAATTGAATGAACGGGTGCATGCGGTGGAAGATATAGGATTGGGGCTATTCGCCGTGCATTTCTGGCAGCCCGGCTGGTATAGCTGCGGTGGGATTGCTTGCAGCAGTCAAGCCTCTATTGTTCTGCAAAAGAATCCGGCAGGCTGGAGTCTGGCTATAGCCGATCCGACTCAACTGCAGCGCCGTCCAATCGTAGTGGAGCTTGAAGTGGATCGGCCTGTTACCAGGGTGATCCACAAGTCTGAGCGGATCACGGTTGAACTCGGTGACCGAAGTGACTCAGGCGATCCAGGTGACTTAGGTGAACCCGGTCATTCTGGAGGCTTCGGGGACCGCGGAAACTGCGGAAACCCCGGAAAGCCCGGAAAGCCCGGAAAGCCCGGAAAGGTGAGGCTGCTGTTCAACCCTGACGGTGCCGGGGGCGCTTCGTTCCATGTGGAGCTTGCTTGA
- a CDS encoding leucine-rich repeat domain-containing protein gives MQISITEDFADERFRQFVRDNFCGGRESIFKSDLDSVTILMLAGCKFSSLQGIGHFTALQELDCSYNELTVLELSQNAELATVNCRSNRLIELNAQPNRLLKELDCSRNHIRTLDLSQNPALEKLECHENMLSKLELSSNRWLKVLNCSYNSLHELRLQDNTALERVDCGSNYIIELDMASCTELTEIRCNHNHLTRLDTSALPALTSLRCFNNHLTSLDLSHNMQLTELYCSENKLTVLDTSLHSQLVQLDVANNLITQPEHRVEGVGIFQYDTTFTCYTAQLQIRGSELAVTAEVPTKTAMSGLTLWIQKVWAGLEGLLDRVLQLIADAHPDEDVNELVLADLTFAEDHSFRIGYDAGDTPAGQLCIYAAFDHESELDPKLSYEMY, from the coding sequence ATGCAGATTTCAATAACCGAAGATTTCGCAGATGAACGATTCAGGCAGTTCGTAAGGGACAACTTCTGCGGTGGCCGTGAATCAATTTTCAAAAGTGATCTTGACAGCGTGACCATACTGATGCTTGCGGGTTGCAAATTCTCAAGTCTTCAGGGGATCGGACACTTTACGGCGCTTCAGGAGCTGGATTGTTCGTATAACGAGTTAACCGTGCTTGAGCTTAGCCAGAATGCGGAACTGGCTACTGTGAACTGCCGGAGCAACCGGCTGATTGAGCTGAATGCTCAGCCTAATCGGCTGTTGAAGGAACTGGACTGTAGCAGGAATCATATCCGTACTCTGGATCTCAGCCAGAATCCTGCGCTGGAGAAGCTGGAGTGTCATGAGAATATGTTGTCCAAACTGGAGTTAAGCAGCAATCGCTGGCTCAAGGTACTGAATTGCAGTTATAACTCGCTGCATGAATTGCGGCTTCAAGACAATACGGCGCTGGAGCGGGTCGATTGCGGCAGCAACTATATCATTGAGCTGGATATGGCAAGCTGTACAGAGCTGACGGAAATCCGCTGCAATCATAATCACTTAACCCGCTTGGACACCAGCGCTCTTCCGGCTCTTACGAGTCTGCGATGCTTCAATAATCATCTTACGAGTCTGGACCTCAGCCACAATATGCAGTTGACCGAACTGTATTGCTCTGAGAACAAACTTACGGTACTGGATACGAGTCTTCATTCGCAGCTTGTACAACTGGATGTTGCCAATAACCTCATTACGCAGCCGGAGCATAGGGTAGAGGGAGTAGGGATTTTTCAATATGACACTACCTTTACCTGTTATACGGCGCAGCTTCAAATCAGGGGGAGTGAGCTTGCCGTTACAGCGGAAGTTCCCACCAAGACCGCAATGAGCGGCTTGACTCTCTGGATTCAGAAGGTATGGGCCGGGCTGGAGGGGCTGCTTGACCGGGTATTGCAGCTAATTGCGGACGCTCATCCTGATGAAGATGTGAACGAGCTGGTGCTGGCCGACTTAACGTTCGCCGAAGACCACTCCTTCCGTATCGGCTACGATGCCGGGGATACCCCGGCTGGTCAGCTCTGCATCTATGCGGCATTTGACCATGAGAGTGAGCTGGACCCCAAGCTTAGTTATGAAATGTACTAA
- a CDS encoding polysaccharide lyase family 8 super-sandwich domain-containing protein, translated as MLKGWILADTFKSFYADAPVPAIAQAKTITGDPLIEPAAELIGYKQFSAMDRAVQHRPGYSFGLAMYSSRIGSYEAINSENAKTWYTSAGMTSLYNSDLGQFSDDYWPTVDSYRLPGTTVLSQTSSGSHTSTRQWTGGTDIQNLYGSSGMDLQYAGHTLEAKKSWFMFDDEVVALGAGIISTDNIAVETIVENRKLNTAGSNTLTVNGEVKPSTLAWSDTMDQVEWAHLSGSTAGADTG; from the coding sequence ATGCTTAAGGGTTGGATTCTAGCGGATACGTTCAAGTCTTTTTATGCCGATGCCCCCGTACCCGCTATTGCTCAGGCCAAGACTATAACCGGGGACCCGTTAATCGAACCGGCGGCAGAGCTTATAGGTTATAAACAGTTCTCGGCGATGGACCGGGCCGTGCAGCACCGGCCGGGCTACAGCTTCGGACTTGCGATGTATTCCAGCCGCATCGGCAGCTATGAAGCGATTAACAGCGAGAACGCCAAAACCTGGTATACCTCAGCCGGTATGACCAGCTTATATAACAGTGATCTTGGACAATTCAGCGATGACTACTGGCCGACTGTGGATAGTTACCGCCTGCCGGGAACAACGGTGCTGTCCCAGACCTCTTCCGGCAGCCACACCAGCACCAGACAGTGGACCGGCGGCACCGATATCCAGAATCTATATGGAAGCTCAGGTATGGATTTGCAGTATGCGGGTCATACGCTTGAAGCCAAGAAATCATGGTTTATGTTCGATGACGAAGTAGTTGCTCTTGGTGCGGGAATCATCAGCACAGATAATATAGCTGTGGAGACTATCGTCGAGAACCGGAAGCTGAACACGGCGGGCAGCAATACGCTTACTGTAAATGGTGAAGTGAAGCCATCCACGCTGGCATGGTCAGATACCATGGATCAGGTAGAGTGGGCTCATTTGTCGGGAAGCACCGCCGGGGCGGATACGGGATAA
- a CDS encoding aldo/keto reductase, translating to MQTVTLNNGVTMPILGFGVYQIPDAEECENAVYEAITAGYRLIDTAAGYLNEEAVGRAIKRSGVPREELFITTKLWIQDAGYESAKLAFAKSLKKLQLDYLDLYLIHQPFGDYYGAWRAMEELYHEGKIKAIGVSNFMPDRLMDLIVHNEIVPAVNQVETHPFHQQIHNAAFMKEQGVQIQSWGPFAEGRNNLFSNEVLSGIAAMYNKSVAQVVLRWLVQRDIVVIPKSVRKERILENFDIFDFELSPADLDQIAALDTGESLFFSHQDPEIAKRLGNWKVDL from the coding sequence ATGCAGACTGTAACCTTGAATAATGGAGTGACCATGCCGATCCTCGGCTTCGGTGTTTATCAGATTCCAGATGCTGAAGAATGTGAGAATGCGGTGTACGAAGCAATTACTGCCGGTTACCGCTTAATTGATACTGCCGCCGGTTATTTGAATGAAGAGGCTGTCGGACGCGCGATCAAGCGCAGCGGTGTCCCGCGCGAAGAGCTGTTCATCACGACCAAGCTGTGGATTCAGGATGCCGGATATGAGAGCGCCAAGCTGGCTTTTGCCAAATCGTTGAAGAAGCTGCAACTGGACTACCTGGATTTGTACCTCATTCACCAGCCGTTCGGCGATTATTACGGGGCATGGCGGGCAATGGAAGAACTCTATCACGAAGGCAAAATCAAAGCCATTGGCGTCAGCAACTTCATGCCCGACCGGCTGATGGACCTGATTGTCCATAACGAGATCGTGCCAGCCGTCAATCAGGTGGAGACGCATCCGTTCCACCAACAGATTCATAACGCTGCTTTTATGAAGGAGCAGGGGGTGCAGATTCAATCGTGGGGACCGTTCGCTGAAGGACGCAACAACCTGTTCAGCAACGAAGTGCTGTCCGGGATTGCCGCTATGTACAACAAATCCGTCGCGCAGGTCGTGCTGCGCTGGCTGGTTCAGCGCGATATTGTTGTGATTCCGAAGTCCGTGCGCAAAGAGCGGATCCTGGAGAATTTCGATATTTTTGATTTTGAGCTGAGTCCGGCGGACCTTGATCAGATTGCCGCGCTGGATACAGGCGAGAGCCTCTTCTTCTCCCACCAGGACCCCGAAATCGCCAAGCGGCTGGGCAACTGGAAGGTTGATCTGTAA